Proteins encoded within one genomic window of Trichoderma asperellum chromosome 2, complete sequence:
- the AKR1 gene encoding palmitoyltransferase akr1 (TransMembrane:6 (i307-326o332-350i371-397o403-423i502-524o551-571i)), whose amino-acid sequence MGSDNPPARARNTSAASSTTTAAAVPSRMQPSSKAAAAVPKLNSEMEMGSLPADESAPENDIMQLARIGDIPGMEKLFESGEYDATYTDGEGITPLHWAAINNQYAMCAFLIDHGAELNKKGGESIATPLQWAAQRCHFYTVNLLLQRGADPLITDSQGYNTLHISTFNGNVLLIVLLLHQGIPVDVLDSYGHTALMWAAYKGFPQLVDVFLRWGANVHATDEQGFTPLHWALVKGNAACVLKMIEYGADRFAKTDTGKTPALTATELNTTPAWHRALRECGYDQDGHVAIPPWPGASYFLKDKKAFLTKFLFLWPFLMVWMVLLMLSRFPIYFGLPLSVGAAYGLLWVAKQVLEYAPSDMRSFHKTPWMAGIFAGSLFLVGVSWLTVILPSTIGWWGGPSHMLLNLAFGAAFGLTAFFYIASMRYDPGFVPKMNGIAEQRAVIDELLKSWKFDESNFCVVCMIRTPLRSKHCRRCQRCVAKHDHHCPWVFNCVGVNNHRHFFFYLISLTAGIPLYNWLLYYYYAQITPDASDSCILFGPGFCRLINADSYTLFLAMWASLQLTWVSMLVFTQFIQVARAMTTYENMTGIRAGTSLSTAFTSTGAPLDPNHPSVTAPVTPGGAHAGHGHGHGHKHKGGLIKQWSQLLGVDPFIETITGRGAATTKNKRKKKNPYSRGCVTNCKDFWCDSAPIFGQRETGQASLGGSKIDYTAMYETPTLMSITGIRTRGDYEAVGTEEV is encoded by the exons ATGGGTAGTGACAATCCGCCAGCTCGCGCAAGGAACACTTCGGCTGCCTCTTCCACCACAACTGCGGCCGCAGTGCCTTCGCGAATGCAACCCTCGTCCAAggcagccgccgccgtgcCGAAGCTCAACagcgagatggagatgggcagCCTCCCGGCGGACGAGTCCGCGCCGGAAAACGACATCATGCAGCTGGCCCGCATTGGCGACATTCCGGGCATGGAGAAGCTGTTTGAGTCGGGCGAGTACGACGCCACATACACCGACGGCGAGGGCATCACGCCTTTACAT TGGGCTGCAATCAACAACCAATATGCCATGTGCGCGTTCCTCATAGACCACGGCGCCGAGCTCAATAAGAAGGGCGGCGAGTCCATTGCTACGCCTCTGCAGTGGGCCGCGCAGCGATGCCATTTCTATACCGTCAATCTGCTGCTCCAACGCGGCGCCGACCCTCTCATTACCGATTCCCAGGGCTACAACACCCTCCATATCTCGACTTTCAACGGCAATGTCCTCCTCATTGtcctgctcctccaccaGGGCATCCCGGTCGACGTTCTCGATAGCTACGGACACACGGCGCTCATGTGGGCGGCATACAAGGGCTTCCCGCAGCTGGTCGACGTCTTCCTGCGATGGGGTGCCAACGTGCACGCCACCGACGAGCAGGGCTTCACCCCGCTGCACTGGGCCCTGGTCAAGGGCAATGCGGCCTGCGTCCTCAAGATGATCGAATACGGCGCCGACCGCTTTGCCAAGACCGACACGGGCAAGACGCCGGCCCTTACGGCGACCGAGCTAAACACTACGCCGGCATGGCACCGTGCGCTCCGGGAGTGCGGCTATGACCAGGACGGACATGTCGCGATTCCTCCTTGGCCGGGCGCGAGCTACTTCttgaaggacaagaaggctTTCCTCACCAAGTTTCTGTTTCTCTGGCCCTTTTTGATGGTCTGGatggtgctgctgatgctgtccCGCTTTCCCATCTACTTTGGTCTACCCCTGTCGGTGGGAGCGGCATACGGTCTTCTATGGGTTGCAAAGCAGGTCCTTGAATATGCTCCGTCCGACATGCGATCATTTCACAAGACG CCCTGGATGGCTGGAATCTTTGCAGGGTCCCTGTTTCTTGTTGGCGTCAGCTGGCTTACTGTCATCTTGCCGTCTACCATCGGATGGTGGGGTGGACCTTCACACATGCTTTTGAATCTCGCCTTCGGAGCCGCTTTTGGATTGACGGCCTTCTTCTACATCGCTTCCATGAGATACGATCCAGGCTTCGTGCCTAAAATGAATGGCATTGCTGAACAGAGGGCTGTCATTGACGAGCTTCTCAAGTCCTGGAAATTCGACGAGTCCAACTTCTGCGTTGTCTGTATGATTCGCACGCCGCTACGAAGCAAGCACTGCCGTCGTTGCCAGCGATGTGTGGCCAAGCATGACCA TCACTGCCCATGGGTGTTCAACTGCGTTGGCGTAAACAACCACcgccatttcttcttttacctCATCTCCCTAACTGCCGGAATTCCCCTATATAACTGGCTGCTGTATTATT ACTATGCACAAATTACTCCCGATGCCTCGGATTCATGCATTCTTTTCGGACCTGGCTTTTGCCGACTAATAAACGCAGATTCTTACACACTTTTCCTCGCCATGTGGGCATCCCTCCAGCTTACGTGGGTTTCCATGCTGGTCTTTACACAGTTTATCCAGGTCGCTCGTGCCATGACCACATACGAAAACATGACCGGAATACGCGCCGGTACCTCTCTTTCCACTGCCTTCACGTCTACTGGCGCTCCCCTCGATCCCAACCACCCGTCTGTGACGGCTCCTGTAACGCCAGGAGGTGCTCACGCTGGTCATGGCCACGGGCACGGGCACAAGCACAAGGGCGGTCTCATCAAACAGTGGAGTCAACTCCTCGGCGTTGATCCCTTCATTGAGACTATTACCGGACGTGGCGCAGCTACCACCAAGAAcaagcgcaagaagaagaatccctACAGCAGGGGTTGCGTTACCAACTGTAAGGATTTTTGGTGCGATTCAGCTCCCATCTTTGGTCAGCGGGAAACGGGACAGGCATCTCTTGGTGGCAGTAAAATTGACTACACGGCAATGTACGAGACGCCTACTCTGATGAGCATCACTGGAATAAGAACCCGAGGCGATTACGAGGCTGTCGGAACAGAAGAAGTATAA
- a CDS encoding uncharacterized protein (EggNog:ENOG41~TransMembrane:1 (o68-90i)): MRLPPTPTEAPSPLNVRQQLILTQTVVHPSTTFVTTITFGAIEPEATSTAAAVPIPVSHHHGLSGSEIGAILGSVVGVVVLALIIGFCYVGNKRTAIANEEEKVKKRKRRNSHSTRSSTHGVYQYSEEDVYNYTAPKKKSSTKKASVSVQTPAPAVVSERIPGGPKFPSYRAIPISNPRNPQIRRTG; the protein is encoded by the coding sequence ATGCGTCTCCCTCCTACTCCAACAGAAGCGCCGTCTCCCCTCAATGTTCGCCAACAACTCATCCTTACACAAACCGttgtccatccatccaccacCTTTGTGACAACCATCACTTTCGGCGCCATCGAGCCAGAGGCCACAAGCACAGCCGCCGCTGTGCCTATCCCCGTATCGCACCACCATGGCCTTTCCGGCAGCGAAATAGGCGCCATACTGGGCTCTGTGGTTGGCGTCGTTGTATTGGCCCTCATCATCGGTTTCTGCTACGTTGGGAACAAAAGGACTGCCATCGcaaatgaagaggagaaggtgaagaaaaggaaacgaAGAAACTCTCACAGCACGCGCAGCAGTACCCACGGTGTATATCAATATTCGGAGGAGGACGTTTACAATTATACGGCCCCTAAAAAGAAGTCTTCCACAAAGAAGGCCAGCGTCTCGGTTCAGACGCCGGCTCCGGCGGTTGTCTCGGAGAGGATACCTGGAGGCCCCAAGTTTCCCAGCTACCGCGCAATCCCGATATCAAACCCAAGAAATCCTCAGATTCGGCGTACAGGATGA
- the AKR1 gene encoding palmitoyltransferase akr1, variant 2 (TransMembrane:6 (i230-249o255-273i294-320o326-346i425-447o474-494i)) codes for MARLAQCPELRLTSPPSNPQWAAINNQYAMCAFLIDHGAELNKKGGESIATPLQWAAQRCHFYTVNLLLQRGADPLITDSQGYNTLHISTFNGNVLLIVLLLHQGIPVDVLDSYGHTALMWAAYKGFPQLVDVFLRWGANVHATDEQGFTPLHWALVKGNAACVLKMIEYGADRFAKTDTGKTPALTATELNTTPAWHRALRECGYDQDGHVAIPPWPGASYFLKDKKAFLTKFLFLWPFLMVWMVLLMLSRFPIYFGLPLSVGAAYGLLWVAKQVLEYAPSDMRSFHKTPWMAGIFAGSLFLVGVSWLTVILPSTIGWWGGPSHMLLNLAFGAAFGLTAFFYIASMRYDPGFVPKMNGIAEQRAVIDELLKSWKFDESNFCVVCMIRTPLRSKHCRRCQRCVAKHDHHCPWVFNCVGVNNHRHFFFYLISLTAGIPLYNWLLYYYYAQITPDASDSCILFGPGFCRLINADSYTLFLAMWASLQLTWVSMLVFTQFIQVARAMTTYENMTGIRAGTSLSTAFTSTGAPLDPNHPSVTAPVTPGGAHAGHGHGHGHKHKGGLIKQWSQLLGVDPFIETITGRGAATTKNKRKKKNPYSRGCVTNCKDFWCDSAPIFGQRETGQASLGGSKIDYTAMYETPTLMSITGIRTRGDYEAVGTEEV; via the exons ATGGCACGTTTGGCCCAGTGTCCCGAGCTTAGACTGACAAGTCCGCCATCCAATCCGCAGTGGGCTGCAATCAACAACCAATATGCCATGTGCGCGTTCCTCATAGACCACGGCGCCGAGCTCAATAAGAAGGGCGGCGAGTCCATTGCTACGCCTCTGCAGTGGGCCGCGCAGCGATGCCATTTCTATACCGTCAATCTGCTGCTCCAACGCGGCGCCGACCCTCTCATTACCGATTCCCAGGGCTACAACACCCTCCATATCTCGACTTTCAACGGCAATGTCCTCCTCATTGtcctgctcctccaccaGGGCATCCCGGTCGACGTTCTCGATAGCTACGGACACACGGCGCTCATGTGGGCGGCATACAAGGGCTTCCCGCAGCTGGTCGACGTCTTCCTGCGATGGGGTGCCAACGTGCACGCCACCGACGAGCAGGGCTTCACCCCGCTGCACTGGGCCCTGGTCAAGGGCAATGCGGCCTGCGTCCTCAAGATGATCGAATACGGCGCCGACCGCTTTGCCAAGACCGACACGGGCAAGACGCCGGCCCTTACGGCGACCGAGCTAAACACTACGCCGGCATGGCACCGTGCGCTCCGGGAGTGCGGCTATGACCAGGACGGACATGTCGCGATTCCTCCTTGGCCGGGCGCGAGCTACTTCttgaaggacaagaaggctTTCCTCACCAAGTTTCTGTTTCTCTGGCCCTTTTTGATGGTCTGGatggtgctgctgatgctgtccCGCTTTCCCATCTACTTTGGTCTACCCCTGTCGGTGGGAGCGGCATACGGTCTTCTATGGGTTGCAAAGCAGGTCCTTGAATATGCTCCGTCCGACATGCGATCATTTCACAAGACG CCCTGGATGGCTGGAATCTTTGCAGGGTCCCTGTTTCTTGTTGGCGTCAGCTGGCTTACTGTCATCTTGCCGTCTACCATCGGATGGTGGGGTGGACCTTCACACATGCTTTTGAATCTCGCCTTCGGAGCCGCTTTTGGATTGACGGCCTTCTTCTACATCGCTTCCATGAGATACGATCCAGGCTTCGTGCCTAAAATGAATGGCATTGCTGAACAGAGGGCTGTCATTGACGAGCTTCTCAAGTCCTGGAAATTCGACGAGTCCAACTTCTGCGTTGTCTGTATGATTCGCACGCCGCTACGAAGCAAGCACTGCCGTCGTTGCCAGCGATGTGTGGCCAAGCATGACCA TCACTGCCCATGGGTGTTCAACTGCGTTGGCGTAAACAACCACcgccatttcttcttttacctCATCTCCCTAACTGCCGGAATTCCCCTATATAACTGGCTGCTGTATTATT ACTATGCACAAATTACTCCCGATGCCTCGGATTCATGCATTCTTTTCGGACCTGGCTTTTGCCGACTAATAAACGCAGATTCTTACACACTTTTCCTCGCCATGTGGGCATCCCTCCAGCTTACGTGGGTTTCCATGCTGGTCTTTACACAGTTTATCCAGGTCGCTCGTGCCATGACCACATACGAAAACATGACCGGAATACGCGCCGGTACCTCTCTTTCCACTGCCTTCACGTCTACTGGCGCTCCCCTCGATCCCAACCACCCGTCTGTGACGGCTCCTGTAACGCCAGGAGGTGCTCACGCTGGTCATGGCCACGGGCACGGGCACAAGCACAAGGGCGGTCTCATCAAACAGTGGAGTCAACTCCTCGGCGTTGATCCCTTCATTGAGACTATTACCGGACGTGGCGCAGCTACCACCAAGAAcaagcgcaagaagaagaatccctACAGCAGGGGTTGCGTTACCAACTGTAAGGATTTTTGGTGCGATTCAGCTCCCATCTTTGGTCAGCGGGAAACGGGACAGGCATCTCTTGGTGGCAGTAAAATTGACTACACGGCAATGTACGAGACGCCTACTCTGATGAGCATCACTGGAATAAGAACCCGAGGCGATTACGAGGCTGTCGGAACAGAAGAAGTATAA
- a CDS encoding uncharacterized protein (EggNog:ENOG41), whose translation MPITEVVFPLFKLDPESLAALKAATPTLFASVKDVGGLLTLVRGPLLEENGQAVDPNTHRSVLSLEWTDAASFHNFYPASEKFLSFVNIIKPIVVAPPVPQLFQAEDRSTQCLFSDITQIIRVQSNSGTEETWKRIEQLLETSVGEKLPSYHAGGIEKDEAFFLGLIGWKSKEQYDQFGKQKDFLDLVKQLNAQNEADNFVVQLSKVDI comes from the exons ATGCCCATCACCGAAGTAGTATTTCCACTGTTCAAGCTGGACCCTGAGTCTCTCGCAGCCCTAAAAGCAGCCACCCCAACATTGTTTGCGAGCGTCAAGGACGTTGGGGGCCTTTTGACTCTCGTTCGGGGACCGCTTCTGGAAGAGAACGGACAGGCTGTCGATCCAAACACTCACAGAAGTGTACTTTCCCTTG AATGGACGGATGCAGCGTCTTTTCACAACTTCTACCCAGCATCGGAGAAGTTCTTGAGTTTTGTCAATATTATCAAGCCAATAGTTGTTGCTCCGCCTGTACCGCAGCTATTCCAGGCTGAAGATCGATCAACCCAGTGCCTATTTTCAGACATCACTCAGATCATCAGAGTCCAGTCCAACAGCGGAACAGAAGAGACGTGGAAGCGCATCGAACAACTCCTTGAAACATCTGTCGGAGAAAAGCTGCCTTCTTACCATGCAGGCGGAATTGAAAAGGACGAGGCTTTCTTTCTGGGCTTGATTGGCTGGAAGAGCAAAGAG CAATATGATCAATTTGGAAAGCAGAAGGATTTCCTGGACTTGGTTAAGCAGCTTAACGCCCAGAATGAGGCTGATAATTTCGTTGTACAGTTGTCAAAAGTAGATATTTAG
- a CDS encoding uncharacterized protein (TransMembrane:1 (o16-37i)) — protein sequence MATFTEIVEMIMTPSIPLVIIGILIILGGPLIFHLVLASSSSYTVPPSVLLLGPDNSGKTSLMTLFERGANPSKTHTSQIAHSVELNASTDSDTKASFRNYDDATGTHTKFLLVDTPGHGKLRNVSMGKLARTEKVKAVVFMVDAAALGEQETIAPTAAYLYDVLLFLQKRASSKGKDKASIPVLIAANKMDLFTALPAAMVKSHLEVELSRIRASRSKGLLDSGVGIDDVGSEEQDGWLGEYGSDKFTFQQMNEFDIDIDVLAGSVLTEEPGADKWWWWIAQRVVG from the coding sequence ATGGCGACCTTTACCGAAATCGTCGAGATGATCATGACGCCGTCCATCcccctcgtcatcatcggcatcctcatcatcctcggcgGCCCCCTCATCTTCCACCTCGTCCTcgcctcgtcctcgtcataCACCGTGCCCCCCAGCGTGCTGCTCCTCGGCCCAGATAACTCCGGCAAGACGTCGCTCATGACTCTCTTCGAGCGCGGCGCAAACCCTTCCAAGACGCACACTTCGCAGATTGCGCACTCGGTCGAACTCAACGCCTCCACCGACTCCGACACCAAGGCTTCGTTCCGCAACTACGACGATGCTACGGGCACGCACACAAAGTTCCTCCTGGTCGATACCCCCGGCCACGGAAAGCTGCGAAACGTCTCCATGGGAAAATTGGCGCGCACGGAAAAGGTCAAGGCTGTTGTCTTCATGGTCGACGCGGCTGCTCTTGGCGAACAGGAGACCATTGCGCCCACAGCTGCCTATCTCTATGACGTGTTGCTGTTTCTGCAAAAGAGGGCTTCTTCCAAGGGCAAGGACAAGGCTTCCATCCCGGTTCTGATTGCAGCCAACAAAATGGACTTGTTCACCGCCTTGCCTGCCGCCATGGTGAAGAGCCATTTGGAGGTGGAGCTGTCCCGAATCCGCGCCTCCAGAAGCAAGGGTCTGCTCGATTCCGGTGTTGGAATTGACGATGTTGGCTCGGAAGAGCAAGATGGTTGGCTGGGCGAGTATGGATCCGACAAGTTTACTTTCCAGCAAATGAATGAATTCGACATCGATATCGATGTACTGGCTGGTAGCGTCTTGACTGAAGAGCCTGGTGCTGATaaatggtggtggtggatcGCACAGAGGGTAGTCGGATGA
- a CDS encoding uncharacterized protein (MEROPS:MER0001288~EggNog:ENOG41~SECRETED:SignalP(1-19)), translating to MKLWNWPALVGFLATTAVASDILTPDAVERDIEENNLRNVLWNLNHIADSNGGNRAFGFPGYNASIDFILERMVTRFGKEFDTYVQPFNHTFETTRSIKVIGPHDEDVYVISLQYNTATPLPGGIKAPLVDTPVDDLRGSACFEDQWDGINAAGKIALVKRGVCAIADKLKLAKSHGALAVILYNNVPGKPIGSATLSASNLGLLVPVGVITLENGSDWKERLADGEELTATLIVDSENELRESWNIISETKQGDPNNVIMLGAHLDSVQAGAGVNDDGSGTAALLEIATSFQKYEGLANKVRFAWWGAEESGLIGSLYYGQHLSEKDADHIRFYFNYDMIGSKQPIYAVYADTEAHETGGSILFDYLKAKGKPVYYGGFGSSSDYVAFLELGIPSSGLFTGAGAPEDECYHQACDNLDNINWEAITLNAKAAGRAAAQLALSLDGIPPREKVSINPSSKRGVQRQLNRAAQLTRVIDKSHKCGGGLADNTV from the exons ATGAAGCTTTGGAATTGGCCAGCCTTGGTCGGCTTCCTCGCCACAACTGCCGTTGCTTCGGACATTCTTACACCAGATGCTGTTGAAAGGGATATTGAGGAAAACAA TCTTCGAAATGTTCTCTGGAATTTGAACCACATTGCCGATTCAAATGGCGGAAACCGAGCCTTTGGGTTTCCTGGCTACAATGCTTCAATTGACTTCATCTTGGAACGCATGGTGACACGCTTCGGTAAAGAATTTGACACTTACGTCCAGCCCTTCAACCATACATTCGAAACCACTCGGAGCATCAAAGTCATTGGACCCCATGATGAAGACGTGTATGTAATCTCACTGCAGTACAATACCGCCACGCCTCTACCTGGTGGTATCAAGGCTCCGCTGGTCGACACACCGGTGGATGATCTGCGTGGATCCGCGTGCTTTGAAGACCAATGGGATGGAATCAATGCTGCCGGGAAGATTGCCCTAGTCAAGCGAGGCGTATGTGCGATTGCCGACAAGCTCAAGCTTGCCAAGTCGCATGGTGCGTTGGCCGTCATCTTGTATAACAATGTCCCGGGGAAACCTATTGGGTCGGCCACTCTGAGCGCTTCCAACCTCGGTCTCCTGGTCCCGGTTGGAGTCATTACACTGGAGAATGGTTCTGACTGGAAAGAACGTCTCGCAGATGGCGAAGAACTAACCGCCACGCTCATTGTGGATTCAGAGAATGAGCTCAGAGAGTCTTGGAACATCATTTCGGAAACAAAACAGGGCGACCCAAATAACGTCATCATGCTCGGTGCTCATCTTGACTCTGTCcaagctggcgctg GTGTGAATGACGACGGCAGTGGCAcggctgctcttcttgagATAGCTACATCTTTCCAAAAATACGAGGGGCTCGCCAACAAAGTACGATTTGCTTGGTGGGGTGCTGAAGA gaGCGGTCTGATCGGCTCTCTGTACTATGGCCAACATCTATCAGAAAAGGACGCAGACCATATCCGCTTTTACTTCAATTACGACATGATTGGCTCTAAGCAGCCCATTTACGCTGTGTACGCTGATACCGAAGCTCACGAGACTGGTGGATCCATTCTCTTTGATTATCTCAAGGCCAAAGGCAAGCCTGTTTATTATGG CGGATTCGGTTCTTCCTCTGATTATGTCGCCTTCTTGGAACTCGGCATTCCATCATCAGGTCTTTTCACCGGAGCCGGCGCACCGGAAGATGAGTGTTACCACCAAGCTTGCGATAACCTCGACAACATAAACTGGGAGGCTATCACGTTGAAcgccaaggctgctggtCGTGCAGCGGCTCAGCTTGCTTTGAGTCTAGACGGGATTCCTCCTCGAGAAAAGGTTTCTATCAACCCAAGTAGCAAACGAGGTGTCCAGAGACAGCTAAATAGGGCGGCGCAGCTCACTAGAGTGATTGACAAGTCTCACAAGTGTGGAGGAGGCCTGGCTGATAACACAGTTTGA
- a CDS encoding uncharacterized protein (TransMembrane:6 (i129-147o153-175i515-535o541-565i577-598o610-632i)), translating into MAAPLSSSVSNSSADSGDIAQQRPTREETPKRPPVSLFNSNNNTTTANNNSNNGTNGLEGPVSRESSVIRNINGSFPPGAQTPHSQASLGVDSAASFSSSILQEEAKLRWDSEEELKKVSKTLLRLQKWSLILGLLIVNGALIYVAWKYFQLYYLFVILLSSNTMLQMFMMLAIISNAIARRVLPWWFAKKEVIPEELEKLVLLLPCYNETHEELTRSLDSLVSQKEIDGHPRAIFIVVDGNARGPGMEKTTQDYLLEDILEPGQTRRFENGYRARDGLFMPVKIQTGYYKGIPYVFVGKSYNQGKRDSLCFARSLLYHFKQRSENILTMFNNELYEYIGNSFVQFGVDTVDYLVGMDADTVFDEYCIREMLREIRQNPRLVGVCGHVCVDFDGKPYSPWSLYQSVEYSQTQGLRRMFQSRITGKVNCLPGCCQLIRVDESTFGDAVLRERFGYCPKPNDIMTQHIMGNYSEDSIHASIIFSLFPKKQTAQALHAKAFTIVPQNWKVFLSQRKRWALGSISNEFVMIFRPGIIVMERIQSIVAVMTWAITPFIIAAVVELINLLVRRGREMFQDTIFITLISVLFARYFYSFCVGFWLPRNMKERVQYFTGYFIHFLTSPFMNIIIMLYSLFNSDDFKWGKTREVVKSDGEGEKGSAADRNAH; encoded by the exons atggctgctccCCTTTCGTCGAGTGTGTCCAACTCCTCCGCCGACTCGGGAGACATCGCCCAGCAACGGCCTACCAGGGAGGAAACCCCAAAAAGGCCACCAGTCTCGTTGTTCAACAGCAAtaacaacaccaccaccgccaacaataatagtaataacgGCACAAATGGACTGGAAGGGCCCGTCTCTCGAGAATCT TCCGTCATACGAAACATCAATGGCAGTTTCCCGCCAGGAGCCCAGACTCCCCACTCGCAAGCCTCTCTTGGCGTTGACTCTGCCGCctctttctcgtcttctATTCTCCaggaagaagcaaagctCCGATGGGATTCCGAggaagagctgaagaaaGTCTCAAagactcttcttcgccttcagaAATGGTCTCTCATTCTTGGTCTGCTCATTGTTAACGGTGCCCTGATCTACGTCGCTTGGAAGTACTTCCAGCTGTACTACCTGTTTGTCATCCTCCTCAGCTCAAACACTATGCTTCAAATGTTCATGATGTTGGCCATTATCTCCAATGCTATTGCCAGACGCGTCTTGCCTTGGTGGTTCGCCAAGAAAGAGGTCATCCCCGAGGAACTTGAGAAGCTGGTCCTCCTCCTGCCTTGCTACAACGAAACACACGAAGAATTAACCCGCTCTCTGGATTCTCTCGTTTCACAAAAGGAAATTGATGGCCATCCCCGGGCCATTTTCATCGTTGTTGATGGTAATGCTCGTGGCCCCGGTATGGAAAAGACTACTCAAGACTATCTCCTCGAAGATATTCTTGAACCTGGCCAAACCCGACGATTCGAAAATGGTTACCGTGCCCGAGATGGTCTCTTCATGCCTGTCAAGATCCAAACTGGCTACTACAAGGGTATTCCATATGTCTTTGTCGGAAAGAGTTACAACCAAGGCAAACGCGATAGCTTGTGCttcgctcgctcgcttctCTATCACTTCAAACAGCGATCGGAAAATATCCTCACCATGTTCAACAATGAACTATACGAGTATATCGGCAACAGTTTTGTTCAATTCGGCGTCGACACTGTTGACTATCTCGTTGGTATGGATGCAGATACTGTCTTTGATGAGTACTGTATCCGCGAAATGCTCCGAGAGATTCGCCAGAATCCCAGGCTCGTTGGTGTCTGTGGTCATGTTTGTGTCGATTTTGACGGCAAGCCCTATTCTCCTTGGTCTCTCTACCAATCAGTGGAATATTCCCAAACCCAAGGCCTGCGACGCATGTTCCAGTCCCGCATCACCGGCAAAGTCAATTGTCTTCCTGGCTGCTGTCAACTCATCCGCGTCGATGAGTCCACCTTTGGCGATGCTGTACTCCGCGAACGATTCGGATACTGCCCCAAGCCGAACGACATCATGACTCAACACATCATGGGTAACTACTCAGAGGACAGCATCCACGCGTCCATCATCTTCAGTTTGTTCCCTAAGAAGCAAACGGCACAGGCTCTGCATGCCAAAGCATTCACAATTGTTCCCCAAAATTGGAAAGTCTTTTTGTCACAGCGCAAGAGATGGGCTCTTGGTAGTATCTCAAATGAATTCGTGATGATCTTCAGGCCAGGCATCATCGTTATGGAGAGGATTCAAAGCATCGTTGCCGTCATGACGTGGGCCATTACTCCattcatcatcgccgccgtgGTTGAGCTCATCAACCTTCTCGTCCGAAGAGGTCGAGAGATGTTCCAGGACACAATTTTCATTACCCTCATCTCGGTTTTGTTTGCACGCTAC TTCTACTCATTCTGTGTGGGCTTTTGGCTTCCCCGAAACATGAAAGAGCGCGTTCAGTACTTTACTGGCTACTTCATACACTTCCTTACCTCTCCATTCAtgaacatcatcatcatgcttTACTCGCTCTTTAACTCTGATGACTTCAAATGGGGTAAGACTCGCGAAGTGGTCAAGAGTGACGGCGAGGGTGAGAAAGGATCTGCCGCTGATAGGAACGCCCACTGA